TCTCCTTCGAACTTTCACATCCATCCCGTTTTCCATTGTCTGTATGAGATCAACACCAAACAAAGAATTACGATCGGCGTAAGAATATCTCCGATTCCCGCTCCCGCAAACGTATGAGAAGCCGCGGCTCCGATTAAGTTGAAGCTGTATCCCGCATACGCCCATTCTTTGAGAGTTGAGAATCGATTCTGTAAGAAGGTGATCCCGCCGAGTATTTTAGCAATTCCTAAAATTTTCAGCACATACGCGGGATAACCCAATGCAGTAACGCCGTCCACGACGCCTTTGAATCCGACCGTATACAAAACTCCCGCGATGATCATAGTGATCGCAAAGAACAACGTGATGGTCCAATAGATCCATCTTGCGGTTCGAATCCACTTTTCTTTTTTATCGATTGCGGTCGTCATATTCTTCCCATCCTTTGAGTGAAACTCTTTTGATTCTTCATTTGATTTCTCCTTCAGATTCGAATCGTTTTTCGAATCACATTCAAATGAGGATCGGGGTTTGCGAAATTGGACATCGGGTGAGAATTTTTTTAAGAAAAAACCGTTTTCGAAACGGCTTTTTTCCGGACCGGGATCGGCCTCGTATCGCGTAACAAAGCCTTTTTTCGAATTTTGTTAAGCGAATTCTATTTTTTCGACGCGAGTTTGCCCGCGATAAAGCCCATGGGAAGATAAGCCCCAACGATATCCACGACGGCGAACCAGATCGGAGAAGGAAGCATCATCACGTTCGCGATTCCTCCCGCAAGAAACAAAACTCCGATTACCATCGCGTAAATCGCCTTATGATTCGCGCTGATCAGAGCCGCAACATACGCTCCTACGAAAGTTCCGAACGCGTGTGCGACAAAGGGGAGAATAAAATGTTTCGGTTGAAAAAGATGCATAGAGGCTTTGAGACCTTCCATCGTGGTTACGTCGGCGCCGTCCGGCGGAGGAATGATGGAACCGCTCACCGTAATGATTCCCATGTTGACCGCGCTTCCGAGTACGGCCCCTGCGATCAACGCGAGAATATTTTTAAGAATTGGATTCATATACTTACCGCCTAAGTTCCGTTCTATCTTGGGTGAAAGAGTTTTCTTTTCCCGAGAATATTGTAAATCAATAAATAATTCCGAATCGACTCGGTAAAAATAAGAAGACGAAATGATTCGATCCGAATTTTATGTTTTCCACAAAT
This genomic stretch from Leptospira kmetyi serovar Malaysia str. Bejo-Iso9 harbors:
- a CDS encoding DoxX family protein, which translates into the protein MTTAIDKKEKWIRTARWIYWTITLFFAITMIIAGVLYTVGFKGVVDGVTALGYPAYVLKILGIAKILGGITFLQNRFSTLKEWAYAGYSFNLIGAAASHTFAGAGIGDILTPIVILCLVLISYRQWKTGWM